Below is a window of Microbacterium saperdae DNA.
GGTGCGGGCTTCGGCGGCGGAGCCTGCCCACCGCCGTCGTTCGCGGGCGGCGTCTGTGGCTTCGGCGCAGGCGCGTTCGCGGCCGGTGTGGTGGGCTGTGCGGGCGGTACGGACTGGTCCGGGGGTGGTGGCGCGGCTTGCCCCTCGCTGGCGGCTCCGGCGTGGTTGTCGGCGGTGCGGCCGATCGCGCCGCCGATCTTCGGGCCGGCCTCTGCCGCGCCCTTGGCGACTTTCGCCCCGGCGACTGCGGCGATTCCGACTGGGCCAGCCGCCGCTCCCGCCCCGGTACCGCCTGCTGCGGCAGTACCGCCGCTACCGGCAGTCGCACCGCTGGAACCTGCTGCCGCTCCACTCGAGGCTGCGGCCGTGCCGCCACCCGCACCCGGATTTGCTCCGGCTGTACTGCCGCCTCCGGCAGCGGGCTGCGGCGAACCACTCGGTGGCGGCGGATTCCCACCACCACCACCGTTTTTGCCGTCGCCGCCCCCACCGTCGAGGACCTTCTGCGGGCCGCTACCGTCGGGCTTGCCAGGGAGGGGCATGGGCCGGTTCATGGCCTGCTTCGACTCCTGCTCCGCACTCATGACGTGGTACATGTCGAAGCCGACGAAGGAGATGAATTTGTAGACCATGTAGGGGGCGAACGCGGCGATGAACATCAACACGATCCCCGCGATCGGATCCGCAATGGAACTGAGGTCCATATCGATCGGCGCGTTGACCTGATTGATCGCCACTAGGAACACCACGACGATCACGAGTTTCGAGAAGATCAGCGCGAGCACAAAGCTTGCCCACTTCCCGAACCACCCCTTCGTCGCATCCCAACTCGCCCCGGATAGAGCGATGGGTGCCATCACGACCGCGACCAGAATCAGAGCCTTACGGATCAGGAGGCTGAACCAGACGATCGCTGCCGCGCAGATGGCCAGGAAGCTGAGGAAGATGGTGATGATCGCCCCGGCACCGGGGGCGGTGAGGTTGATCGCGGTGAGACCTGCGACGAGGACCCCGATCTTCCCACCCATCTCTTCGAGGGTCGTCCCGGTGGCCTGGACGATCCCGATCGAGAGCTGGTCGACGACCTCCAGCAGCGTTGCCGTCAACGTGATGACCAGGAACGACCCGAGCACCGACTTCGCTAAACCCAGGGCGGCGCGGGACAGGGCGGTCGGGTCGCGTCTGATGAGCCCGGTGATGAGTTGCAGGCAGAAGAAGATCAGCATCAGGAAGATCGCGATGCCGAAGATCACGTTGTACACACCGACATACCCGGCCCCGGTGATGTCGACCAGGGTGGTGGAGTCGAACAAGGCCCAGACGCCTTGGAAGATCCAGGACGCAGCTGCTCCGATTGCTTGGGCGAGCCAGTCGAATGGTGCAGCGACGAGGGTGGCTGCGCCTTCGCCGACGGCGTCGCAGACGTTGCTGATGATGGGGACGTCACAGATACCAGCCACAACACCCCTCCCTTCGAATCGAAGTTCCAGGTGGTTAGGAGACGGTCTGGCCGACGTTCCAGAAGAAGTTGATCAGCGTCACCGACGCTCCGGTGATGATCGCCGCGCCGCAGGAGATCAGCACCCCGACCTTCCCC
It encodes the following:
- a CDS encoding conjugal transfer protein TrbL, which produces MAGICDVPIISNVCDAVGEGAATLVAAPFDWLAQAIGAAASWIFQGVWALFDSTTLVDITGAGYVGVYNVIFGIAIFLMLIFFCLQLITGLIRRDPTALSRAALGLAKSVLGSFLVITLTATLLEVVDQLSIGIVQATGTTLEEMGGKIGVLVAGLTAINLTAPGAGAIITIFLSFLAICAAAIVWFSLLIRKALILVAVVMAPIALSGASWDATKGWFGKWASFVLALIFSKLVIVVVFLVAINQVNAPIDMDLSSIADPIAGIVLMFIAAFAPYMVYKFISFVGFDMYHVMSAEQESKQAMNRPMPLPGKPDGSGPQKVLDGGGGDGKNGGGGGNPPPPSGSPQPAAGGGSTAGANPGAGGGTAAASSGAAAGSSGATAGSGGTAAAGGTGAGAAAGPVGIAAVAGAKVAKGAAEAGPKIGGAIGRTADNHAGAASEGQAAPPPPDQSVPPAQPTTPAANAPAPKPQTPPANDGGGQAPPPKPAPKT